The Vanessa tameamea isolate UH-Manoa-2023 chromosome 25, ilVanTame1 primary haplotype, whole genome shotgun sequence genome segment TCCCAATAGTGTCAAATTGACAACGAAAACGTACTTGTCGTACTACTTGCTGTAATTTTCACCACATTCAATTTTCTTGATTAAATTCAActataaatgtaagtattaatttatattatttacttttttttataattgcctCATTTCATAGaattgttacttttacttttcgtagccttaacatttaaattgaaagtttCGCTAGTGTTATGTAAGAACGTCAATAATCTTACTGTGCaattaactgtttatttattttatatctgctACCTTAAATATGACAAAAGTAAAATTTGCTTTATGTTTAtagaaaatgaattaaattacgCGTAATTTTGTCATGTACAAGTAACAAGTCTATAATTTTCGCTAATCTGATAAGTATGTATAACCTTAAAAACTTTGATtcgaaaaaactttttaaaaggaattcacatataattatataaaaaaatactgtttctAATCGAATTAATCTATTTTACTTAAATCATACAcactaatataaaatgttttatagtgaaacaaaatatttgcgttaattatttcactaaataattttctactatagaatttcttttataaacatattatttttgctgAAAAGCCAGAGTTCGATATTAAACCATTTTAATAGCATATATGCTAAAAGTATCTatagtatgtattataaaacattacatgATTTTGAATCGAAAAAACATgtatagcaattattttttatatattttttttctctttaatgTTTAAAGATGGCTGACAGCGCCGTGTCGACCATTGCCAAGCCTCAGATGCGAGGACTCCTCCACAATGTCATCAAGCGTAACTTGATTGTTGCAATTGCATTATCCGCAGCTTGTGGATTCTCCTACAAATTGTTGGTGGGCAATGTCCGCAAGAGGAATTACGCTGAATTCTACaggtataattaatacaataaaatttaaaaaaaaaacaaaatgttttaaaaaattatgacatctttgtttttttatcattttaaagatatttaatttagtcaTAATCAACgcttatatgaaataataaatacaataaaattaatgaattttgtcTCAATGtgtgataatataataaaaaactctaaaataaatgtttaagcaTAGACACTTATTGGTATTATAAACTCCTATTGATTATCCATTGGGTTACGTCCCGACTCATATACTGACAAagataacaaatatttgttagtCTTGAATTTTGCCTtttgtatttgcaaatatattttgtaaaatcatgaatttgttttaaaagatatatttttttaccataacATTGTTTATAGTGTTGATTTCGTccttattgtaaaaataatcaaatattagtgTTGTCATTCATGCCAAGTGTAAAAATTTCAGCAAATtacagtaaattaataaaaaatatttatatgttattatttttctttacaggACCTACGATGCCGAAAAGGAATTCGAAGAAATGCGTAGTAAGGGACTTTTCCAATCCTGCTAAATTAGTCTGTGGTTATGTAGTTGTATTAATTTGCTgtgtataatgtaatttaaaaataaaaaaatcaagaaagAGGTTTTTGTCttacttaaaaaaagttatataagaaAAGTCTCCAAGgaatgtaaaataaagtaattactggtacaagaaacataacatcttagtctcaTTAGGTTCGAAGCACAtaaacattgtaaggaatgattaatatttccataCAGTACCCTTTGCCACTTGccactttactttaaatattgaaaaaaaaacgatattgcAAGTACTGTCAATACGAGAAAAAACgatcatataatataacaaaaataaataaggatcTAATATACGTATTTGCTTGTGAAAGTCCCATTTTTAATATCGAGCTAAAAGACCGaatcgaaatttattaaaatatttgacaatgtttcggcaatgagatcaagagctttcaTCACTTGTAAAATGCAATCAAAAATATTGATAGATTAAAttcaaaagtttaatataatttaatgaacatGTTTATAACACTAGCCTTTCGTAATATTTCGGTGCGTCGTATCTTTGTCTAAAAAAGGCTCTTGATTATTTATGTCCACTAAGTATACGCAACTAGTAAACGTTTGGCTCGTATGTTTTAgttcgaaattttaaaattcttacatTATGTGTgaaaataattgcaaataataGGGTATTATcggtattgaaaaataaattatgaaatttcataaaaattaaaatatatgtagctatattttaatatttttattttgagtcaAAAGCgcattattaatatgttatattgaaattaaagttcgtaatttttagtctgtatatcacgtgacctaaaacacaAGCGTGGTGTGGCGTcagataggcaaaaactgtcGTTTCAATATAATCTGGCACattgataaacaacttttctggagttttaatgctagtatttgaACTTTACACTCCAACGATAgtgattgtaattcattattttcccaaaaaacactaaatatttatagatgttaacgttgaatgagtgcTAGTCGTATGTACATACAcaacttatttttatcaatgtgacgtcaccaaaatgactgacagcTTTTTTGCGGAAATAAGAAaggataaaaatgtaatttaattgaatggcaacaaaacgtttttttgcgttaagtatatttttgtggCTTTTTGTTAGGACAATCAaaattttgaagtactttttcaaacatagtagaTTACATACCCTATTGGAATATTAATGAAAAGTAATCATAATCGTATATGattattttctcttatttttgtattattgttacatattaaataaattcttaaatacttacttttgaataaattgGTTTGTTTACGAATAATATAACCATTTCCAATATCGTTCATATAACAGAAAAGACGTAGTAATTCggcaacaaataaaatactcaaATTATATTCGAACATAAATATGGCACTAGATTAGGAAATCTATTTTACCTAAGGCATTCCTCGATACATATCTACAACCCttgttagaaaataaatactaaaaaaaattaacaatcagGAACACATCCTTTGACCACACACCACATTAAGATACTGACTAATTTAAAGAACAACATAACATTTCATAAGACTTTGTCGGTCTCATTTGCTCATGATCATCGGCTATAAGTTTGTTTAACATTACTACTTATTAGGTACTAGCTTCGGGCCGCGGCTTCGCACGCGAAACGAATAAGTAATGAACATACAagcttttacatttataatattagtaggactAGGTAAGGCCCAACATAGAAGCTTTGTTTTGATGTGTATTGAAGGTGATGCTTGTATTTCTTGTAGAGTCAATATCTTGTATTAACCCTTATGTGGGCGATTGGAACTTCATTTTTCctaaaatgaaagtaaaaaactGTATCTTTTCTCGATTCGACTCCACGTATAATCTAGACAGGTAAACTTTATGTTATAATAgctaaaatagataatataaatagttatagcaGATAAGCTttaatattcaacaaataaatgaacattaaatcaaatttttacATATCTATCGAAAATGATGGAACAGTatgcaattaattaatcattttcaaTGAATCTGGCAATTGTATGAGTAGGAGAAAATATTTAGGTACAAGGTTACttagaaactaaaaataaataaaaatcacaaataaTGTTACGATAATTTAATCAGGACATCAATTTATACGTATCATTCcagaatacataaataatttaacaattcaaTTGATTATATCGTCATCGCATTGATTTACAGTTAAAttagtgttaaatatatttttatgataaaactttAGGATACTTAATCATAGAATATCAAGACAGGGACCAGCCTGTTGGGTCTACTAAAACTTATAttctagataaaaaaatacgaagGAATAGGCTGTGcgatcttaaaattataataaaaaaatacactcacATCAATTTCCAAGTGTTAAAAATTtggaagaaataattatttaaacgacACTTTCGAATTCATCAaatcgttatatttaattagcaaTATTGTAAAGGTAACTACGAaaatgctatataatataaacataatatctaCGATTGGTCTTGATACTTGATATTATTCATGAGGAAATATTATCATGAAcatttgtgttataaaataatataaataaataaagttaatatttaacaatataataagattaacatttattaaaaatatgttaacatgGCAGCGAGTCTAAATCATGGAGGGTAGAGGTAAGGTGAACTT includes the following:
- the LOC113396481 gene encoding cytochrome c oxidase subunit 6C — translated: MADSAVSTIAKPQMRGLLHNVIKRNLIVAIALSAACGFSYKLLVGNVRKRNYAEFYRTYDAEKEFEEMRSKGLFQSC